A portion of the Bdellovibrionales bacterium genome contains these proteins:
- a CDS encoding recombinase family protein: MQNRQHIVSAEQLTRDAYLYIRQSSLKQVIDNQESTKRQYNLRDRALALGWTRKQIITIDCDQGQSGAAAADREGFQRLVADVGMGRAGIVMGLEVSRLARNSADWHRLLEICGLTQTLILDEDGLYDPSHFNDRLLLGLKGTMSEAELHILRARLRGGIINKAKRGELKLPLPIGFDYDDQSQVVLDPNKRVQQAIKLLFKTFEQTGSAFLTVKMFRKMGLKFPKRPRTGPSKSVTIWAELTHDQVLRTLHNPRYAGTFFYGRSQAYRTANGTIGMRSKPADQWTVCLPDSHAAYINQDKFEKNQKMLLANAQAHGHDRRKSPPREGPALLQGMAVCGLCGRRMTLRYHERKGKLFPDYVCQSDGIASAKKICQSIPGGSVDQKIGDLLIETMTPSSLEVALAVQKELESNINQIKRLREKGVQQARYEAELAQQRFMNVDPRNRLVADSLEAQWNSKLRLLSVAEEEYETNCKKDSLLMDEKKQKAILALATDFPRLWQDPKTPDREKKRMARLLIEDVTLVKKDNVVIQVRFRGGASKSYTIPLLVNGFEAKRTPEKVIAEVNKLLDKHHPREIADMLNKRGWRTGDNRLFTTVAIHRIQTAYKLTDRHQRLIDQGMLTRPQIKKLLGVGCIILKKWKDQGILKVHNYGDNYMSIMYENPGDQLAKLKVLYKWEMLRRLPQYKDITLQEVQYEM; this comes from the coding sequence ATGCAAAATCGTCAACATATAGTTTCTGCTGAGCAATTGACGAGGGACGCGTATCTATATATTCGTCAATCAAGTTTGAAACAGGTTATTGACAATCAAGAGAGCACCAAGCGCCAATACAATCTCCGCGACCGAGCCTTGGCGTTGGGTTGGACAAGAAAACAAATTATAACGATTGATTGTGATCAAGGCCAATCTGGTGCGGCAGCCGCGGACAGGGAGGGTTTTCAAAGATTGGTCGCGGACGTGGGCATGGGTCGCGCCGGAATAGTTATGGGTTTGGAGGTCAGTCGATTGGCCCGCAACTCAGCTGATTGGCATCGCCTTCTTGAAATATGTGGCTTGACCCAAACACTCATTCTGGATGAGGACGGTCTCTACGATCCGAGCCATTTCAATGATCGATTGCTGCTCGGACTCAAGGGCACAATGAGTGAAGCTGAACTTCATATACTGAGAGCCCGATTGAGGGGTGGCATTATTAACAAAGCAAAACGAGGTGAACTTAAACTTCCATTGCCGATCGGCTTTGATTATGATGACCAAAGCCAGGTGGTGCTTGATCCAAACAAACGTGTTCAGCAAGCAATCAAATTACTCTTCAAAACATTTGAACAAACAGGCTCAGCCTTTCTTACAGTAAAAATGTTTAGAAAAATGGGTCTTAAATTTCCAAAACGCCCTCGTACGGGCCCGAGCAAAAGCGTCACTATCTGGGCGGAGCTAACCCACGATCAAGTTTTGAGGACTTTGCACAACCCGAGGTACGCTGGGACCTTTTTCTACGGCCGCTCACAAGCATATCGAACAGCAAATGGAACTATTGGCATGCGATCAAAGCCAGCCGACCAATGGACAGTTTGCTTGCCTGACTCACATGCCGCATATATAAACCAAGATAAATTTGAAAAAAACCAAAAGATGCTGTTAGCAAACGCCCAAGCCCATGGCCATGATCGCAGAAAAAGTCCACCGAGGGAAGGGCCCGCACTACTCCAAGGCATGGCAGTCTGCGGGTTATGTGGTCGACGTATGACGCTACGATATCATGAGCGAAAGGGAAAACTTTTTCCGGACTATGTTTGCCAGAGCGATGGCATCGCCAGTGCGAAAAAAATCTGTCAAAGTATTCCAGGCGGCAGCGTTGACCAAAAAATCGGCGATCTATTGATTGAAACGATGACGCCTTCCAGCTTAGAAGTAGCGCTGGCGGTCCAAAAAGAATTGGAGTCCAACATCAATCAAATAAAAAGACTTCGGGAAAAAGGCGTGCAGCAGGCTCGTTACGAGGCAGAACTGGCCCAGCAGCGGTTTATGAACGTCGATCCACGGAATCGACTGGTGGCCGACTCACTGGAAGCGCAATGGAACTCAAAACTTCGCCTCCTGTCAGTGGCTGAAGAAGAATATGAAACCAATTGCAAAAAAGATAGTTTACTGATGGACGAGAAAAAACAGAAAGCCATTCTCGCGCTTGCAACAGACTTTCCCAGGCTCTGGCAAGATCCAAAAACTCCAGACAGAGAAAAGAAGAGGATGGCGCGGCTTCTGATTGAGGATGTTACACTCGTCAAAAAAGATAACGTCGTCATTCAAGTCAGATTTAGGGGAGGGGCGTCCAAGTCATATACCATTCCCCTGCTAGTCAATGGTTTTGAGGCAAAGCGCACTCCCGAGAAAGTCATTGCGGAAGTGAACAAGCTTCTCGACAAACATCATCCGCGTGAAATAGCAGATATGCTAAACAAGCGTGGTTGGCGCACTGGCGACAACAGACTTTTTACAACGGTGGCCATTCACCGAATCCAGACAGCGTATAAACTCACAGACCGACATCAAAGATTAATCGACCAAGGAATGCTCACGCGACCGCAAATAAAAAAATTGCTGGGCGTTGGCTGCATCATTCTGAAAAAATGGAAAGATCAAGGTATACTCAAAGTCCACAATTACGGAGACAACTACATGAGCATCATGTATGAAAATCCAGGAGATCAACTCGCCAAGTTAAAGGTGTTATACAAATGGGAAATGTTGCGGCGCTTGCCCCAATACAAAGACATAACTCTGCAGGAGGTGCAGTATGAAATGTAG
- a CDS encoding transposase translates to MNAYDVLEKQEGVIRIGCGMHSRRKFESATVDGAKSGRSLGEAGLGYFKKLYDLEEKIGEKPPDERYRLRLEIAEPIWKEMKEWAEGHQPKVPAKSKIGGALRYFLNEYEYLTGYLKDGRLEADNDYISYCTSCRVMSLYWGKRRNISHLYNTFNLAS, encoded by the coding sequence TTGAATGCCTATGATGTGTTGGAAAAACAAGAGGGCGTGATCCGCATAGGATGTGGGATGCACTCCCGCAGGAAGTTTGAATCTGCCACAGTGGATGGGGCTAAGTCCGGCCGAAGCCTTGGAGAGGCAGGACTTGGTTACTTTAAAAAACTGTATGATCTGGAAGAAAAAATCGGCGAGAAGCCGCCTGATGAGCGGTACCGTCTGAGGCTGGAAATAGCTGAGCCCATCTGGAAAGAGATGAAGGAGTGGGCTGAAGGGCATCAGCCCAAGGTTCCAGCAAAAAGCAAGATCGGAGGGGCCCTCCGCTACTTTTTGAATGAGTATGAGTACCTGACGGGCTACCTCAAGGATGGGCGTCTGGAGGCGGACAACGACTACATTTCATACTGCACCTCCTGCAGAGTTATGTCTTTGTATTGGGGCAAGCGCCGCAACATTTCCCATTTGTATAACACCTTTAACTTGGCGAGTTGA
- a CDS encoding transposase, which yields MQAQELFSKQEQLSSENEGLRARARLDEEKIKFLQSEVTWLHEQIRSLKRAQFGRKSECWVSPEQGVLYNEVELEVSKGTSEEDETQVEVTVPAHKRKRGHRRPIPENLEREVVKIELPENERFTEEGDPLKVIGWEVSEKLKYEPAKVSVLRYERAKYGVDSGDYVKTAPPVPCVIPKGIATPELLAAIITSKYCDGLPLYRIEEIMERQGVDLPRSTMARWVVQVAQALVPVWNVLSDRLITSFYVAVDETQVQVLKENGRKAEDKSWMWVRRRPTGTRRLFCLITAYPGARKRPGSFWTGLQDICNVTD from the coding sequence ATGCAGGCGCAGGAGCTATTTTCAAAACAAGAACAGTTGTCCTCAGAGAATGAAGGCCTGAGAGCGCGTGCTCGTCTTGATGAAGAGAAGATCAAGTTCCTGCAAAGTGAGGTCACTTGGTTGCATGAGCAGATCCGTTCTCTCAAGCGAGCGCAGTTTGGTAGAAAGTCGGAGTGTTGGGTGTCGCCGGAGCAGGGGGTGCTCTACAACGAAGTGGAACTTGAAGTCTCCAAAGGAACATCCGAAGAGGATGAAACGCAGGTCGAGGTCACGGTTCCTGCGCATAAAAGGAAGCGAGGTCATCGTCGTCCAATCCCCGAGAATCTTGAGCGGGAAGTGGTGAAGATCGAGCTTCCAGAAAATGAGCGATTTACTGAAGAGGGAGACCCTCTCAAGGTGATTGGCTGGGAGGTTTCCGAGAAGCTCAAATATGAGCCAGCCAAAGTCAGTGTCCTCCGCTATGAGCGGGCCAAGTATGGAGTGGATAGCGGGGACTATGTGAAGACCGCTCCGCCTGTGCCTTGCGTGATCCCTAAGGGGATTGCCACTCCCGAGTTGCTTGCCGCCATTATCACCTCCAAATATTGCGATGGACTTCCGCTGTATCGGATTGAGGAGATCATGGAGCGTCAGGGAGTTGATCTTCCCCGCAGCACGATGGCCCGCTGGGTGGTGCAAGTGGCGCAGGCTCTCGTGCCTGTCTGGAATGTTCTTTCAGACCGGCTGATAACCTCTTTTTATGTGGCCGTGGATGAGACGCAAGTGCAGGTTCTCAAAGAGAATGGCAGGAAGGCCGAAGACAAATCATGGATGTGGGTGAGGAGGCGCCCTACGGGGACAAGAAGATTGTTCTGTTTGATTACCGCATATCCCGGAGCCAGGAAGCGGCCAGGCAGCTTCTGGACGGGATTACAGGATATCTGCAATGTGACGGATTGA
- the tnpB gene encoding IS66 family insertion sequence element accessory protein TnpB, with protein MKSPSQFEGVFLHRDPVDLRRGIPGLSQIVESAQMGKLNGKNLFVFCGRRRHTIKILYFDRSGFCLWQKQLDVEKFPWPRKSLQEVVHISTEQLSWLLEGYDVWKMKPFSEINFERVC; from the coding sequence GTGAAATCTCCCAGTCAATTTGAGGGTGTTTTTCTTCATCGAGATCCTGTCGATTTGCGCCGTGGGATTCCGGGATTGAGTCAGATTGTGGAGAGTGCCCAGATGGGAAAGTTGAACGGGAAAAATCTTTTCGTGTTCTGTGGTCGACGACGGCACACGATCAAGATTCTGTATTTTGATCGAAGTGGGTTCTGTCTATGGCAAAAGCAATTGGATGTGGAAAAGTTCCCATGGCCGAGGAAATCTTTGCAGGAAGTAGTCCACATATCCACAGAGCAATTGAGCTGGCTTCTGGAAGGTTATGATGTTTGGAAAATGAAGCCATTTTCAGAAATAAATTTTGAAAGAGTCTGTTGA
- a CDS encoding transposase has protein sequence MAKSSLKEIIKLRKTLMKWRKEILNYFVTGLTNGKTEGYNRLAKLYQYRAFGYRSFFNYRLRLLNA, from the coding sequence ATGGCGAAATCATCTCTGAAAGAAATAATAAAACTCAGAAAAACTCTAATGAAGTGGCGCAAGGAAATTTTAAACTATTTTGTGACAGGATTGACTAATGGGAAAACCGAAGGCTACAACCGACTCGCAAAGCTTTATCAATACAGGGCTTTTGGATACAGAAGCTTTTTTAACTACAGGCTTCGATTGCTAAATGCATGA
- a CDS encoding class D beta-lactamase, translating to MRPIHFISFLLLLPAFASAEVDFKKTFADRDACIVISDLETGKFLAEHNPRRCKERFSPCSSFKVPAALMAFDKGILKDENQVVKWDGIKRARPEENQEQTPLTWMSNSIKWVTEWAIPQVGDKNIQHYLDVFGYGNKDFSGGLKDAWVTSSLKISAHEQLAFISKLWKGEFPVSQKATDLTKEIIFIKKIGISEFYGKTGTGCLVGHGCMEKPDKMLGNFIGILKSGSKTYAIAANASDLKDQERPAGPRLRNTTIEILKDMGLAKD from the coding sequence ATGCGTCCCATTCACTTCATTTCTTTTCTACTGCTACTTCCTGCTTTTGCTTCAGCAGAGGTGGATTTTAAGAAGACGTTCGCTGACAGAGATGCTTGTATCGTTATTTCAGATCTGGAAACGGGCAAGTTCCTTGCCGAACACAATCCCAGGCGATGTAAGGAGCGCTTCTCCCCCTGCTCATCATTTAAGGTACCAGCCGCTTTGATGGCTTTCGATAAAGGCATACTTAAAGATGAGAACCAGGTCGTTAAATGGGATGGCATTAAACGAGCTCGGCCAGAAGAAAATCAAGAGCAAACTCCTCTAACCTGGATGAGCAATTCTATAAAGTGGGTAACTGAGTGGGCCATCCCACAGGTCGGCGACAAAAATATTCAGCACTACCTGGATGTTTTCGGTTATGGGAATAAGGACTTTTCTGGTGGCTTAAAAGACGCATGGGTGACATCGAGCTTGAAAATTTCTGCCCATGAACAATTAGCTTTTATTTCAAAATTGTGGAAAGGCGAATTTCCTGTTTCACAAAAGGCAACGGACCTCACCAAGGAAATTATTTTCATCAAAAAAATTGGAATCTCAGAGTTTTACGGAAAAACCGGCACAGGCTGCTTAGTGGGTCACGGCTGCATGGAAAAACCAGATAAGATGCTTGGGAACTTCATCGGCATCTTAAAGTCTGGATCCAAAACTTATGCTATTGCTGCCAACGCATCGGATCTAAAAGATCAGGAGCGCCCCGCCGGGCCGAGACTGAGAAATACAACCATTGAAATTCTAAAAGACATGGGTTTAGCTAAGGACTAA
- a CDS encoding site-specific integrase yields the protein MTSIKFHTLRACFATQLLRDSVALVVVMKICGWKDLKAMQKFIRLSGLEIEGATATLKILPPKAVMGRVVQLFQL from the coding sequence ATGACCTCCATTAAATTCCATACATTGCGTGCGTGCTTCGCCACCCAACTCTTGCGAGATAGTGTTGCCCTTGTAGTCGTGATGAAAATCTGTGGCTGGAAGGATCTAAAAGCAATGCAGAAATTTATAAGGCTCTCAGGATTGGAAATAGAAGGAGCAACGGCAACGCTCAAGATTTTGCCGCCCAAGGCTGTTATGGGTCGTGTAGTGCAGTTATTTCAGCTCTGA
- a CDS encoding FecR domain-containing protein, which yields MESDSKLDRRALLDLIKGKVRSKVKQKYKSDTSSYFKVRTKSAVAGVRGTDFVVSFDIGDKEITKVETLTGSVVLANADQSQSLDINNGTYASYVVEANSAEVFSDKEINEFVARGYMTPVHKMSAKEIEQLDWGIIRRREAKRKDSCPEGKRSCKFCMSIASS from the coding sequence ATGGAGTCTGATTCCAAGCTAGATCGGCGAGCCTTGCTGGATTTGATCAAGGGCAAGGTGAGGAGCAAAGTTAAGCAGAAGTACAAGAGCGATACGAGTTCTTACTTTAAGGTTCGAACAAAGAGTGCTGTTGCCGGAGTGCGAGGAACCGATTTTGTGGTCAGTTTTGATATTGGGGACAAAGAGATAACTAAAGTTGAAACTTTGACGGGATCTGTTGTTCTGGCCAATGCCGACCAGTCGCAATCTTTGGATATCAACAATGGGACCTATGCCAGTTATGTTGTTGAGGCGAATAGTGCGGAAGTCTTTTCTGATAAAGAGATCAATGAATTTGTCGCTCGTGGATACATGACGCCGGTTCATAAAATGAGTGCCAAAGAAATTGAGCAATTGGATTGGGGAATCATCCGTCGGAGAGAAGCCAAAAGGAAAGACAGTTGCCCTGAAGGCAAAAGGAGCTGCAAATTTTGTATGTCAATCGCCTCAAGCTGA
- the dnaJ gene encoding molecular chaperone DnaJ has protein sequence MSGDYYQVLGVGREADQSTIKKAYRKMAMQFHPDKNPGDKVAEEKFKEAARAYEVLGNPDKRSRYDRFGRAGVDGPQSGGAGFSDVNDVFSAFGDIFGDFFGGGAQRSTQQRNRPRRGRDLRYLLEISYRDVMLGAQHKVEFLSGVDCEPCRGSGAKTGTEPENCLTCGGSGQVVRRQGFFSMATTCPDCKGQGRVIKDPCVQCHGRGRIEKKREMMINVPAGVDKGTQLRLSNEGEGGFLGGPSGDLYVEIDVTEEESFRRQEEHLIGGLEISYLQALLGAEVNFQSVVDQEKVQIPRGTSSGDRIRLGGKGFPSLRGGRRGDLILEIEVKMPKKLGKKEEQLLREIAGSKGESVSEGKGLFGF, from the coding sequence ATGAGCGGAGATTATTATCAGGTGCTTGGAGTGGGCCGCGAGGCAGATCAGTCGACAATTAAGAAAGCCTATCGAAAAATGGCGATGCAGTTTCATCCTGACAAAAATCCTGGAGATAAAGTCGCCGAAGAGAAATTTAAGGAGGCCGCTCGGGCCTATGAGGTTCTCGGAAACCCTGATAAGCGTTCTCGCTATGATCGATTTGGTCGGGCAGGAGTTGACGGTCCGCAAAGTGGCGGGGCAGGTTTTTCTGATGTGAACGACGTTTTTAGTGCTTTTGGTGATATTTTTGGTGACTTTTTTGGTGGAGGAGCTCAGCGGTCGACTCAGCAGCGAAATCGTCCTCGAAGAGGGCGTGATCTCAGGTATCTTTTGGAAATCAGTTACCGAGATGTGATGTTGGGGGCTCAGCATAAGGTGGAATTTCTTTCGGGGGTTGATTGTGAGCCTTGCCGGGGGAGCGGAGCCAAAACAGGAACAGAACCGGAGAATTGTTTGACTTGTGGGGGGTCTGGGCAGGTCGTTCGGCGTCAGGGTTTTTTTTCAATGGCCACAACTTGTCCTGATTGCAAAGGGCAGGGTCGGGTGATTAAAGACCCCTGTGTGCAATGCCATGGCCGTGGCCGGATAGAAAAAAAACGCGAAATGATGATCAATGTTCCTGCAGGTGTTGATAAGGGGACTCAGTTGAGATTGTCGAATGAAGGAGAAGGCGGTTTTTTGGGAGGCCCCAGTGGCGATTTGTATGTCGAAATTGATGTGACGGAAGAAGAGTCTTTTCGACGGCAGGAAGAACATCTCATTGGGGGTTTAGAGATTAGCTATCTCCAGGCTCTCTTGGGTGCAGAGGTTAACTTCCAGTCTGTGGTAGATCAGGAGAAGGTGCAAATTCCTAGAGGGACGTCGAGCGGGGACAGAATTCGTCTCGGCGGCAAGGGATTCCCCTCGCTTCGGGGAGGACGTCGTGGTGATTTGATTTTGGAAATTGAAGTGAAGATGCCAAAAAAATTGGGAAAGAAGGAAGAGCAGCTCCTGCGTGAAATTGCTGGGAGTAAAGGCGAGTCAGTGTCTGAGGGCAAAGGTCTGTTTGGTTTTTAA